The following is a genomic window from Benincasa hispida cultivar B227 chromosome 7, ASM972705v1, whole genome shotgun sequence.
TGAAAGCCCAGAGGTTGCTTAACCAAGGTACCTGGAAGTATCTTAGCTAGTGTCGTCACACTAGAGAGCCCTAAGTCTCCTTGACTCAGAGCCATTTAGTACGTGACTACCCGGATGTCTTTCCAGAAGAAACTCTAGGTCTGCGCCTGCATTGGTGGAGATAGACTTTTGCTAATCGAGTTGGAGCCAGGCACAACTCCTATCTCGAAAAGCTCCGTATAGAACTGGCCTAGCAGAACTTGAAGGAACTCCAAAATTTTAGTTGCAAAGAGTTGTTGGTATAGGGTTCAAATACGCCTAGTGTGTCCCCTTGGGGTGCGCCGGTGCTGTTGTAAAGAAAGTGAGTCATTATGGCTCTACATTGACTACAGGGAACTAAACAAGGTGACTAATAGAAAAACAATAGTATCTGCTTCCCAGGATTAATGATTTGTTTGACTAGTTGAGGGAGCTATAGTTTTTCTAAAAGATTGAATCTTGCGGTCGAGGTATATCAAGTTGGGATAGAAAGACATGATATCCCAAGACAACTTTATTGTtcgaggtatggacattatgagatTCGTCATGATGTCATTGGGGTCGAATGACAGTCTCTTTAGTATATCATGGAGACACTGATGAACCAGGGTGTTTAAGGAATTTCTTGACACTTTCGTGATAAGCTCATAGATGACATTTTGGTTTACTCCAAACAGAGGCGGAAGCACGAGGAACATTTACGAAAGGTTCTTAGAGGACCTTTGAAAGGCGCACAGTTATATGCCTAATTTCCAAGTTGATGTTCTGAGTTAAAGCAAGATGTCCTTTCTAGGGCATGTGGTGTCCAAGGAAGGTGTATCTATTGATTCTGGCAAAGGTCGAAGGGCAAGTCACGAGTTGATCTCGTCCTACCATAGTTGGAGAGGTACGTATTTTCTCTGGGTTGGCGGGCTATTATCGtcgttttgtgaaggacttttcccGTATAGCCACCCCTCTGACCCGGTTGACCAGAAAAGGAGTTCTTTTTATTTGGAGTAAGCTTGTGAGGATAGTCAAAGATCTCAACAAAGTTGGTTACGGCCCCAATTCCTACCGTATCAGATGGAATAGGTGGTTTTGTTATTTACAGTGACACCTTCAAGAGAGGTTTGGGGTGCGTGTTGATGCAGCAAGGTAAGGTATGTGCTTATGCCTCCGCCAGTTAAGAACCATGAACTGATTATACCACACAGATAGAGTTGGCAGCTGTTGTTTTTGCTTTAAAAATCTGGAGGCACTACTTGTATGGCGAGAAGATACATTTTTCACTGACCATAAAGAGTTAAAAATAAAAGCTAATTTTANNNNNNNNNNNNNNNNNNNNNNNNNGAGAAGAGTCGAGAGGATTAAAACAAGGCATCTGTTAGATCAGGTAACCTTTCCCAATCTGAAGCATCTTGCGACTAGTATTGTTGGATAATCGGGTTCGTCCCATTCATTTAATATCATCGCTgatttgttaaagcatgccatgTTAGAACTAGAGCTTTTACACTTTGTGTTGTCGGTTTCCACTCCGTCTGGAGAAATTATGTTATCGCAAGGagaagataaaagcatgtcaaTTGAAGTGCGAGTCAATACCCTGGTGTGACTTTTAGTAGGTCTTGGACATGCGGGATTTTGATGTGATTTTGCGGGCATGGATTGGCTAGCGTCGTAACAATGCCAGTTAATAGACTGCTCTCGCAAGGAGGTTGATCTTTAACCCTCCCACGGAGAACCAGCTTTAAATTTAAAGGGGCGGGACCGTGAATTTCTGCCATGAAAGCCCAGAGGTTGCTTAACCAAGGTACTGGATATCTTAGCTAGTGTCTCAACACTAGAGAGCCTAAAGTCTCCTTGGACTTCAGTCGCCATTAGTACGTGACTACCCGGATGTTCTTTCCAGAAGAAACTTCTATGGTCTGCCGCCGCATTGTGGAGATAGACTTTGCTAATCGAGTTGGAGCCAGGCCAACTCCTATCTCGACCAAGCTCCGTATAGAACTGGCCCTAGCAGAACTTGAAGGAACTCAAAATTTAGTTGCAAGAAGTTGGTTGGATAGGGTTCAAATACGCCTTAGTGGTCCCCTTGGGGTGCCGCCGGTGCTGTTTGTAAAAGAAAGTGAGTCATTATGGCTCTACATTGACTACAGGGACTAAACAAGGTGgactaaataaaaaacaatgatCTGCTTCCAGGATTAATGATTTGTTTGACTAGTTTTGCAGGGAGCTATTAGTGTTTTTCTAAAGATTGCAAATCTTCGCGGTGAGGTATATCAGTTGAGGATAGAAAGACATGATATCCCAAGACAACTTTTTGTTCGAGGTACTGGACATTATGAGATTCGTCATGATGTCATTGGGGTGGTCGAATGAGTGCTCTTTTAGTATATCATGGAGACACTGATGAACAGGGTGTTTAAGGAATTTCTTGACACCTTTCGTGATAAGTCTTCATAGATGACattttggtttactccaagacAGAGGCGGAGCACGAGGAACATTTTACGAAAGGTTCTTAGCATGAGACCTTTGAAGGCGCACAGTTATATGCCCTAATATTTCCAAGTTGATTGTTCTGGTTAAAGCAAAGATGTCCTTTCTAGGGCATGTGGCTGTCCAAGGAAGGTGTATCTAATTGATTCTGGCAAGAGTCGAAGGGCAGTCACGAGTTGATCTCGTCCTACATAGTTGGAGAGGTACGTAGTTCTCGGGGTTGGCGGGCTATTATCGtcgttttgtgaaggacttttcccGTATAGCCACCCCTCTGACCCGGTTGACCAGAAAAGGAGCTTCTTTTATTTGGAGTAAGCTTGTGAGGATAGTTTCCAAGATCTCAAGCAAAGGTTGGTTACGGCCCCAATTCTCACCGTATCAGATGGAATAGGTGGTTTTGTTATTTACAGTGACACCTTCAAGAGAGGTTTGGGGTGCGTGTTGATGCAGCAAGGTAAGGTAGTTGCTTATGCCCCCGCCAGTTAAAGAACCATGAACTGATTATACCACACAGAAGAGTTGGCAGCTGTTGTTTTTGCTTTAAAAATCTGGAGGCACTACTTGTATGGCGAGAGAAATACAAATTTTCACTGACCATAAGAGtttaaaatacttcttcactcagaaggagttaaacatgaggcaaTGTAGATGGTTGGAGCTAGTGAAGGATATATTGATGCGAGATTCTGTACCACCCAGGAAGGGCAAATGTAGTGGCGGATGCTCTAAGTAAGAGGAAGGTACCCATTCAGCAGCCCTTATCACCAAACAGAGTCGTTTATGTAAGGACCTTTGAGTGGGCTGAGATAGCAGTGGTGGTAGGCGGAAGTATCTGCGAAGTTAACACAATTGTCAGTACACCAAGTTTAAGCAGAGGGTCATTATTGCTCAATCGCAGTGATCCTTACTTAGTTGAAGTAGCGCAGCACGTGAAGACGAGACAGGTGGTGATTCTCTTTGTCAGCAGGATAATGGTCTTACTTTTCGAAGACGTTTATGTGTTCCGGCAGATAGTGACCTCCAGAATGATCTGTTATGGGAAGCTCATAACTCCCCATTTTCAATTACATCCTGGCAGTTACCAAAATGTACCAGGACTAAAAACGTTGCTACTAGTGGAATAACATGAAAGTGGAGATAGCTAGAGTTTGTCAGTAAGTGCTGTGTGTCAGCAGGTAAAGGCCCCAAGACAAAAAGTCCAACAGATTGTTTGCAACCTTGAGCATACTAGAATATGGAATGGGAACATGTCTTTGCTGAGTGGTAGAGTAAACACAACCTGGCTGATGCTGGAGCCTACCTGAACTCCTCTGATCATGGCCTACAAACTGGTTCCCAAGACTGAACATGCCTCTAGTAGGACATCTATCTAACAAGTGCCCCTTCTGCTTGCAATGAAAACAAACTCCGGTGCCTGCCAAACATTGACCCCAGTGACGTCGTCCACACGAGCTACACACCGGTCGCATCCTCTCCACTGCACCCGTCTCGGCAGCCTGCTGCCTAAAATGACGAAGCGATCTGTCTGAACCTTGAACCTTCTGATGGGGGTGAGGCTTGAAATCCTTCTGATCTGCCTTCCTCTTTTGACCTGAGGAAGGTCCCGCCCCAAATACTAGTGAAAACTCATCTCCTGACTGTGGGTCCACCTCGGCTGCCAAACGAAGTGCCTCAACATGAGTGGTTGGTTTAAATGCTTGCACGATACCTCGTATACTTTCTTTTAGGCCTTGAATGAACCTTTCTGCCCTCATGGCTTCGGTGGCGACCAACTCCGGGGCAAAACGGGATAAGGCGTCAAACTCCTGGTCATACTCCTCCACTGACCTGTGTCCCTGCCTCAGCTCCAAGAACTCCCTCTGCTTATTGTACCTCAGGTTGGCCGAGAAGTACTTCGCGTAAAAGCGCTCCTTAAACTGCTCCCAAGTCACTGGATCCCCTCCTACACCCAACATCCTTTCTGCCAACTGCCACCAGATCTGAGCCTTGTCAGAAAGCATAAAAACGGCACACTGCACCTTCTGGTCTTCTGGGCATTTCATATAACGAAAAATCGTTTCAATAAAGGATATCCATAATTCTGCGTTGGTAGGGTCCTTTAGTGACCCATTGAAGGTGCTGGGGTTATACTTCTTGAAATCTCGCAAATGCTTGGCCTCTACCGAAAATCCTGACATGCTTTGGTTCTGGATCATATTTTGAGTCTGGACTTGCGGCACCTGATCCTGTGGTGGTGGTGTCTGATGGAACTGGGCAAACTGAGCCAGTCGGACATGTTCCCATTCCATATTCTGGTATGGCTCAAGTTGCAACAATCTGTTGGACTTTTTGTCTTGGGGCCTTTAACACTGCTGACACCAGCACTTACTGACAAACTCTAGCTATCTCCACTTTCAATGTTATTCCACTAGTACAACGTTTTTAAGTCCTGGTACATTTTGGTAACTGCCAGGATGTAATTGAAAATGGGGAGTTATGAGCTTCCCATAACAAGATCATTCTGGAGGTCACTATCTGCCGAACACATAACGTCTTCGAAAGTAAGACCATTATCCTGCTGACAAAGAAGAATCACCACCTTCTTCGTCTTCACGTGCCTGCGCTACTTCAACTAAAAGTAAGGATCACTGCGTTGAGCAATAAGACCCTCTGCTTAAACTTGGTGTAACTGAACAATTGTGGTATAACTTCGCAGATACCTTCCCCTACCACCACTTGCTATCTCAGCCCACTCAAAGGTCCTTACATAAACGACTCCTGTTGGTGATAAAGGGCTGCTGAATGGGTACCTTCCTCTTACTTAGAGCATCCCACAACTTACATTTGCCCTTCCTGGGTGGTACAGAATCTCGCATCAATATATCCTCACTAAGCTCCAACCATCCTACAATTGCCTCAATGTTTAATAACTCCTTcgagtgaagaagtattttaaaCTCTTATGGGTCAGTGAAaatttgtattttctctcaGCCATAACAAGTAGTGCCTCCAGATttttaaaagcaaaaacaaCAGCTGCCAACTCTTCATGTGTGGTATAATCAGTTCATGGTTTCTTTAACTGGCGGGGGCATAAGCAACTACCGTTAACCTTGCTGCATCAACACGCACCCCAAACCTCTCCTTGAAGGTGTCCAACTGTAAATAAAAACCACCTATTCCATCTGATAACGGTGAGAATTGGGGCCGTAACCGAACACTTTGCTTGAGATAAATTGGAAACTATCCTCACAAGCTTACTCCAAATAAAAGAAGCTCCTTTCTGGGTCAACCAGGGTCAGAGGGGGTGGCTATAGACGGgaaaaagtccttcacaaaacgaCGATAATAGCCCGCCAACCCCGAGAACTACGTACCTCTCCAACTATGGTAGGAACGAGATCAACTCGTGACTGCCCTCGACTCTTGCCAGAATCAATAGATACACCTTCCTTGGACAGCCCACATGCCCTAGAAAGGACATCTTTTTGCTTTAACCAGAAAATCAACTTGgaaaacttagcatataacTGTGCGCCTTCAAAGGTCCTGCTAAGAACCTTTCGTAAAAATGTTCCTCCGTGCTCCGCCTCTgtcttggagtaaaccaaaatGTCATCTATGAAGACTATCACGAAAGGTGGTCAAGAAATTCCTTAAACACCCTGTTCATCAGTCCATGAATACTAAAAGAGACGTCATCGCCACCCCAAATGACATCATGACGAatctcataatgtccatacctcgaACAATAAAGTTGTCTTGGGATATCATGTCCTTTCTATCCTCAACTTGATATACCCACCCGAAGATTTGCAATCTAGAAAACTAATAGGCTCCCTGCAACTAGTCAAACAAATCATTAATCCTGGAAGCAGATCATTGTTTTTTATAGTCCACCTTGTTTAGTCCCTGTAGTCAATGTAGAGCCATAATGACTCATCTTTCTTTACAACAGCACCGGCGCACCCCAAGGGGACCACTAGGCGTATGACCTATACCAACAACTCTTGCAAACTAAAAATTTTGAGTTCCTTCGTTCTGCTAGGCCATTCTAATACGGAGCTGGTCGAGATAGGATTGGCCTGGCTCCAACCTCGATAGCAAAAAGTCTATCTCCACCAATGCGGCGGCAGACCATAGAAGTTCTTCTGGAAAGACATCCGGGTATCACGTACTAAATGGCGACTGAGTCCAAGAGACTTAGCTCTCTAGTGTTTGAGACACTCAAGCTAAGATACTTCCAGTACCTTGGTTAAGCAACCTCTGGGCTTTCAGCAGAAATCACGGTCCCCGCCCTTTAAATTTAAAGCTGGTTCCCCGTGGGAGGGTTAAAGATCCTCCTTGCGAGAGCAGTCATACTGGCATTGTTAGCAGCTAGCCAATCCATGCCGCAAAATCACATCAAAATCCCGCATGTCCAAGACCTACTAAAAGTCCACACCAGGTATTGACTCGCACTTCAATCTGACATGCTTTTACTTCTCCTTGCTAACATAATTTCTCCAACGGAGTGGAAACCGACCAACACAAGTGTAAAAGGCTCTAGTTCAACATGGCATGCTTTAACTAAATCAGCGATGATATAAATGGAATGACGAACCCGAATCACAATCTAGCGCAAGATGCTTCAGGATTGGGAAAGGTACCTGTCATAAACAGTGCCTGTTTTATCCTCTCGACCTCTTCTCGAGTGGTAGAGAAACACGACCCTTGCTGATGCTGAGGCTTACCCAGAATCCTCTGATCACGGCCTGACAAGACTAGTCCAAGACCTGAACATGCCTCCTAGTAAGGAACATCTATCTAACAAGTGCCCCTTCTCTTGCAATGAAAACAAACTCCGGTGCCTGCCAAACCATTGACACCAGTGACGTCGGTCCCACGAACGATCTACACACCGGTCGCTCCCTCCACTGCAACCCGTCTCGGACAGCCTGCTGCCGCTAAAATGACGAAGGCGATCTGTCTGAATACACTTGAACCTTCTGATGGGGGTGAGGCTTGAAAATCCTTAATGGTATCTCCTTCCTCTTTTGACCTGAGGAAGGTCCGTCTCCAAAATACTAGTGAAAACTCATCTCCGACTGTGGGTCCACCTCGGCTGCAACGAAGTGCCTCAACATGATGGTTTGGTTTAAATGCTTGCACATACCCATCGTATACTTCTTTTAGGCCTTGAGATGAACCTTTCTGCCCTCATGGCTTCGGTGCGACCAAATTTCTCTCGTCAAACTGGGATATTATGCGTCAAATATTAATCTTCCTGTCTATATCTCCTCTACTTTCGATCCTGTGCCCTGTCCTCTCCATTAAGAACTCCTCTGTCTTTATGTACCTAGTGCTCGAGATATATTCTTCGCGTAAAGCTCTCCTTAAATTCTGCTCCCTAAGTCACTGGATCCCTCCTACACTCAACGTGTTACTCTTTCTGCAAACTGCCACCAGATCTGATAGCCTTGTCAGAAAGCATAAAAAAACGCATACACTGCAGCCTTTCTTGGTCTCTGGGCATTTCATAATAACTAAAAATCTGTCAATAAAGATATCTCATAATCTTGCGTTGGTAAGGGTCTTTTAGGACCCATTGAAGTTGCTGGTTTTATACTTCTTGAAATCCTTTCGCAAATGCTTGGCCTCTACCGAAAATCCTGACatgctttggtctggatcataTTTTGAGATCTGGACTGCGGCATCCTTTGATCCTTGGTTGGTGGTGTCCTGATGGAACTAGGGTTCAAACTACTTGGAGCACCATTCGGTAAAATCGTCCAGAATGTCTTTACGCTTATCTAACACAGCTGATTTTGTAACTTGTTTCCCAATAGTGGCAGCCCAATCGGTAACCTCTGCTGGAGCGATGGGGGTGGGCTGCGTCGTGGTGGCATGGCCGTGTGCTGAGCCTTCTACTTTTGGTTGTCCGGTCGCGGCAACCCCTGAACCCTGAGGGTTCCCCTAGGGCGGTggccaaaaaaaaagaaaaaaaaaaaattcccccTCTGTTACCTGGAGGGTCTGAACTTGTGCATCTTGAACTTTTGGATCTCATCATGAGGATCTTGACCTGAACTGACGGATTCTGCTCTTAATGGAACACGACCCTTTCCGGTAACTCGCTATGACTGCCTCTTCCTCTAACACGAACCATTTTCCTATAGTTATCGCAACCACCCCTTAAACTACTTTCCTTACTAGCACAAAACACATCAATTGcaatcaaaagaaattttttttttttttttagttattaaacTCGGGGCATATTATTCTAATACTTTTCATAAAGGACATACCTGGCGACTGACAAAAGAATGCGTTTTTCCAAAGGAAAAATCTGGACTTACATAATAAGTCCAATCTACAGAACCCCAAACacgggctctgataccaactgtaacaacCCCACTTCAGGACTGACTAAAATGGGAAATCATTACTGCATGCATGACCATAAATGTTtctcatttaaataaaaaataaagtaaattaaagcaaaataaatcataaatctTAAACTGCAATTAagcatatataaaaaaaattgttctaaCATATCTCAAAATCTTAAAATTCGTTCACCCGGCATCTTTTTAACAAgaaacattataaaaaaaagaataaataaatagataaataaattaataataaattattgaaaatccatgaatgaataaaaacaaaaacatgcaAAAATTAAGACAATCCAAATTGCGGAAGCGAATTCGGTTCCTTTGCGCTATCAACTATGATTCCTTTTATCAGTCGCCTCGAAGTGTCCTTTTGCCCTTAACCTGAAANNNNNNNNNNNNNNNNNNNNNNNNNAAAAAATAAGgataaaggttgagtataaaatactcagtaagtgatcccattaccgggatcagactatgcatccatgagcaaataaaaaaaaaaaaaaatagcccgTGGCTCATGTAGTTACATCGGTTTTTGATGAcgaaaggaaaaccaaaagacgtactatcttgccttgaaacacatgtctagtggcccgtaggcacaccgtcaaaacatgaaacatgaaaataaaagtaacatgaacgtaaacctgtcggctcacgcatgtctagcggcctgtAAGCATACCATCAAACATAGTAATAACACACGTCAAGGCAAGACAATAAACCGCTCtactggtctattcatgcatcacatacataatatcagtactgATCATAATtttaacatgctcataatacttgcAACCACCATGCAACTAGCAAAACATAATATGAAACAAAATCATGCTCCAGAGTCAACCAAGTAACTTGATAGGTCTAATCTAGATCGCCTGGCACGAAGGCACTAGTAATAGTATCACTTACCTCAATTTTGTCACAAAATTCCAAGCAAATAATTCCTTAAAACCTTTGGAAAACTTGAATCAACCCAAAGTTGTGGCTTgatccaagacaaattccaaaacttgattcaagtAGCCAATTTGATCAAGaattaattccaaaatcaataacttatttttttttccactattactctcaatccaaaagaataaccaaccAGTTTAcacaaaacttaccaaaactgaAACTCTTCGATGAAAAGAATGGTCCTTTCTTTGTTAGCAACGCCTCGAAATCCAAATCCCGAAAGTCAACACAATGGGTAACACTAAAATCGTTTCCAACACCAAGAGGCACTTTAAAAAGACTCAACACCAAACTTTGCCCAAAACAATCCAAACTTACCCAATCTTAAAAAGGCAGTGGCGGGCGAACAGTGGTAGAAGCAAAACTGGACGGCGGGGCTGACGTCGGCGAGGCGAGCGGTGGTCGACTGGCATAGTGGTGAGACAGTGGTGTTTGCGGCGGTGACGGAACAACAAGGCTAGCGGCGCTGCTCGCGGCGTTGACGGAACGGCGAGGTTGGCGGTGCTGCTCGCGGCGTCGACGGAACAGCGAGGTGAGGCTGTTTGCAACGGCGCTGGAGAGGAGGTCACGATGAGGTGAGGTTTCTTGCGGCGGTTAGGgttggaaggaaaaaaaaaaagaagaaagagagaaaagggGGCTGCTTGCGTgtggagagagagaaaaagaaaatttacttttttttttctttttccttttctcattTCTTTAACCTttccacaaatatatatataaccaaattaaactcttcattttcccttaaaaaacaaattccttaattatctcccaacttatatatatatatttttcttttccttaaaaa
Proteins encoded in this region:
- the LOC120081110 gene encoding uncharacterized protein LOC120081110 encodes the protein MEWEHVRLAQFAQFHQTPPPQDQVPQVQTQNMIQNQSMSGFSVEAKHLRDFKKYNPSTFNGSLKDPTNAELWISFIETIFRYMKCPEDQKVQCAVFMLSDKAQIWWQLAERMLGVGGDPVTWEQFKERFYAKYFSANLRYNKQREFLELRQGHRSVEEYDQEFDALSRFAPELVATEAMRAERFIQGLKESIRGIVQAFKPTTHVEALRLAAEVDPQSGDEFSLVFGAGPSSGQKRKADQKDFKPHPHQKVQGSDRSLRHFRQQAAETGAVERMRPVCSSCGRRHWGQCLAGTGVCFHCKQKGHLLDRCPTRGMFSLGNQFVGHDQRSSGRLQHQPGCVYSTTQQRHVPIPYSSMLKVANNLLDFLSWGLYLLTHSTY